The following coding sequences lie in one Phalacrocorax carbo chromosome 3, bPhaCar2.1, whole genome shotgun sequence genomic window:
- the SLC35A1 gene encoding CMP-sialic acid transporter isoform X2, with the protein MSSPKENVSLLFKLYCLTVMTLVAATYTVALRYTRTVETELYFSTTAVCITEVIKLFLSVGILAKETGSLARLITSLKENVFGSPTELLKLSVPSLVYALQNNMAFVALSNLDAAVYQVTYQLKIPCTALCTVLMLNRTLSKLQWFSVFMLCGGVTLVQWKPAQATKVQVEQNPWLGFGAIAVAVLCSGFAGVYFEKVLKSSDTSLWVRNIQMYLSGIVVTLFGVYMSDGAQVLEKGFFYGYTYYVWFVIFLASVGGLYTSVVVKYTDNIMKGFSAAAAIVLSTVASVILFGLQITVTFSLGALLVCISIYLYGLPRQDTTKIQPSETKSSKERLATV; encoded by the exons aaaatgtcaGCTTACTGTTCAAGTTGTACTGCCTCACAGTGATGACCCTGGTTGCTGCGACATACACGGTCGCGTTGCGGTACACAAGGACAGTGGAGACAGAACTCTACTTTTCAACAACGGCTGTGTGCATCACTGAAGTTATCAAGTTGTTCTTGAGTGTGGGCATATTGGCTAA agagACTGGAAGTCTGGCAAGGTTAATaacatctttaaaagaaaatgtatttggaaGTCCTACAGAATTGCTAAAATTAAGCGTTCCATCTCTGGTGTATGCTCTCCAAAACAACATGGCGTTTGTGGCTCTTAGCAACTTGGATGCGGCAGTCTACCAG GTGACGTACCAGCTGAAGATCCCTTGTACAGCTTTATGTACAGTCCTAATGCTAAACCGTACCCTTAGTAAGTTGCAGTGGTTCTCTGTCTTCATGCTGTGTGGTGGTGTTACCCTCGTTCAGTGGAAGCCTGCTCAGGCTACAAAAGTACAG GTGGAGCAGAATCCATGGCTAGGGTTTGGAGCGATTGCTGTTGCTGTGTTGTGTTCAGGATTTGCAG gagtttATTTTGAGAAGGTCTTAAAGAGTTCAGATACCTCCTTGTGGGTGAGGAATATTCAGATGTACTTATCCGGGATCGTGGTGACTTTATTTGGTGTGTACATGTCAGATGGAGCCCAAGTTCTTGAGAAAGGGTTTTTCTATGGCTATACCTACTACGTCTGGTTTGTCATCT TCCTCGCCAGCGTAGGTGGTCTCTACACTTCGGTCGTTGTTAAGTACACAGATAACATTATGAAAGGCTTTTCTGCAGCGGCAGCCATTGTTCTTTCTACTGTGGCATCGGTCATCCTCTTTGGCCTCCAGATAA CTGTTACCTTCTCCCTGGGTGCTCTCCTGGTGTGTATTTCTATTTACCTCTATGGATTACCTCGACAAGACACCACAAAAATCCAGCCATCAGAGACTAAGAGCTCAAAAGAAAGACTTGCTACTGTGTGA
- the SLC35A1 gene encoding CMP-sialic acid transporter isoform X1 — protein sequence MWTCEPHWRNENVSLLFKLYCLTVMTLVAATYTVALRYTRTVETELYFSTTAVCITEVIKLFLSVGILAKETGSLARLITSLKENVFGSPTELLKLSVPSLVYALQNNMAFVALSNLDAAVYQVTYQLKIPCTALCTVLMLNRTLSKLQWFSVFMLCGGVTLVQWKPAQATKVQVEQNPWLGFGAIAVAVLCSGFAGVYFEKVLKSSDTSLWVRNIQMYLSGIVVTLFGVYMSDGAQVLEKGFFYGYTYYVWFVIFLASVGGLYTSVVVKYTDNIMKGFSAAAAIVLSTVASVILFGLQITVTFSLGALLVCISIYLYGLPRQDTTKIQPSETKSSKERLATV from the exons aaaatgtcaGCTTACTGTTCAAGTTGTACTGCCTCACAGTGATGACCCTGGTTGCTGCGACATACACGGTCGCGTTGCGGTACACAAGGACAGTGGAGACAGAACTCTACTTTTCAACAACGGCTGTGTGCATCACTGAAGTTATCAAGTTGTTCTTGAGTGTGGGCATATTGGCTAA agagACTGGAAGTCTGGCAAGGTTAATaacatctttaaaagaaaatgtatttggaaGTCCTACAGAATTGCTAAAATTAAGCGTTCCATCTCTGGTGTATGCTCTCCAAAACAACATGGCGTTTGTGGCTCTTAGCAACTTGGATGCGGCAGTCTACCAG GTGACGTACCAGCTGAAGATCCCTTGTACAGCTTTATGTACAGTCCTAATGCTAAACCGTACCCTTAGTAAGTTGCAGTGGTTCTCTGTCTTCATGCTGTGTGGTGGTGTTACCCTCGTTCAGTGGAAGCCTGCTCAGGCTACAAAAGTACAG GTGGAGCAGAATCCATGGCTAGGGTTTGGAGCGATTGCTGTTGCTGTGTTGTGTTCAGGATTTGCAG gagtttATTTTGAGAAGGTCTTAAAGAGTTCAGATACCTCCTTGTGGGTGAGGAATATTCAGATGTACTTATCCGGGATCGTGGTGACTTTATTTGGTGTGTACATGTCAGATGGAGCCCAAGTTCTTGAGAAAGGGTTTTTCTATGGCTATACCTACTACGTCTGGTTTGTCATCT TCCTCGCCAGCGTAGGTGGTCTCTACACTTCGGTCGTTGTTAAGTACACAGATAACATTATGAAAGGCTTTTCTGCAGCGGCAGCCATTGTTCTTTCTACTGTGGCATCGGTCATCCTCTTTGGCCTCCAGATAA CTGTTACCTTCTCCCTGGGTGCTCTCCTGGTGTGTATTTCTATTTACCTCTATGGATTACCTCGACAAGACACCACAAAAATCCAGCCATCAGAGACTAAGAGCTCAAAAGAAAGACTTGCTACTGTGTGA